The following proteins come from a genomic window of Paenibacillus spongiae:
- the pstB gene encoding phosphate ABC transporter ATP-binding protein PstB — protein sequence MQNAGLSVKNLSVFYGEKEAVKGVSLEFSPRQVTALIGPSGCGKSTFLRSLNRMNDTIGGVKTKGEIWIDGQNINDPGVDVVLLRQQIGMVWQRPNPFHKSIYENIAFGPRYHGIRNKRELDGIVEDCLRRAALWEETKDRLHKSALALSGGQQQRLCIARSIAVKPKIILMDEPASALDPVSTAKIEELIAELKKEYCIIIVTHNMHQAARISDRTAFFYMGKLIETGETDQIFTNPAEKSTDDYISGRFG from the coding sequence ATGCAGAATGCAGGCTTATCCGTCAAAAACTTGAGCGTCTTCTACGGGGAGAAGGAAGCGGTCAAAGGCGTTTCACTCGAATTTTCGCCCCGCCAGGTTACAGCGCTAATCGGTCCTTCAGGATGCGGGAAATCGACGTTTCTGCGCAGCTTGAACCGGATGAACGATACGATCGGCGGAGTCAAGACCAAAGGCGAGATCTGGATCGACGGCCAGAACATCAACGACCCGGGCGTCGATGTCGTGCTGCTTCGCCAGCAGATCGGGATGGTATGGCAGCGGCCCAATCCGTTTCACAAATCGATCTATGAGAACATCGCTTTCGGTCCGCGTTATCACGGTATCCGAAACAAGCGCGAGCTTGACGGAATTGTCGAGGATTGCTTGCGCAGAGCGGCGCTCTGGGAGGAAACGAAGGACCGGCTGCACAAATCGGCGCTCGCGCTGTCCGGCGGACAGCAGCAGCGGCTGTGCATCGCGCGTTCGATCGCCGTCAAGCCGAAAATTATTCTGATGGACGAACCGGCCTCTGCGCTCGATCCCGTATCGACGGCGAAGATTGAGGAGCTGATCGCGGAGCTGAAGAAGGAATACTGCATCATCATCGTGACGCATAACATGCACCAAGCAGCTCGTATTTCGGACCGGACGGCATTCTTCTATATGGGGAAATTGATCGAGACGGGCGAAACCGATCAGATTTTCACGAATCCGGCGGAAAAATCGACCGACGATTATATTTCAGGCCGATTCGGATAA
- a CDS encoding EAL domain-containing protein: MRGRYSVRKYSKRSGQVGPTGIIYVAWHGRGKEREDVKSAIDAHWRHFVQEAIAKQRNAGVGHLRSVWMKDDLYICLQLPYEGAEVLEEQLLELGSRFKDDWERRFMQTALGGWIEELRLHTGISIVERLLPGRYDELWYEGIKRAIIHGQSPSAPERSMRIKAFNHLIQSRLIYPVYQPIISLRNETVYGYEALLRCPDNRWFAGPQPLFAFAAEEGMLYTLDRLARERAIEESTGLADGQKLFINITSQIIDDPSFTPGQTRSLLEQFGLSPHHVVFELTERSSIEDFGAAKKILDHYRNQGYQIAIDDAGAGYSSLQSIVELQPDLIKIDRSLIRGIHLDPMKEHIVQHFTELAAKMGISIVAEGIEEEEELAQIRSMGIAYAQGYLLGKPQASIGRNDSTSA; the protein is encoded by the coding sequence GTGAGAGGACGATACAGCGTCAGAAAATACAGCAAACGTTCCGGGCAAGTCGGGCCGACAGGCATTATTTATGTAGCATGGCATGGCAGGGGAAAGGAGCGCGAGGACGTTAAATCCGCCATCGATGCTCATTGGAGGCATTTCGTGCAAGAGGCGATCGCCAAGCAGCGGAACGCTGGCGTAGGCCATTTGCGCAGCGTATGGATGAAGGACGATCTATACATATGCCTGCAGCTCCCCTATGAGGGAGCCGAGGTTCTGGAGGAGCAGCTGCTGGAGCTTGGCAGCCGATTCAAGGATGACTGGGAGCGGCGGTTTATGCAGACCGCGCTTGGCGGCTGGATCGAAGAGCTGCGACTTCATACGGGCATCTCCATCGTGGAGCGGTTATTGCCTGGCCGTTACGATGAATTATGGTACGAAGGAATAAAGCGGGCGATTATTCATGGCCAGTCGCCCTCGGCCCCCGAACGGAGCATGCGGATAAAGGCGTTCAACCATCTTATTCAAAGCAGGCTAATTTATCCGGTCTATCAGCCGATAATCTCTCTCCGGAATGAAACGGTGTATGGTTATGAAGCTCTGCTGCGCTGCCCGGACAACCGCTGGTTTGCCGGTCCGCAGCCGCTGTTCGCTTTCGCAGCCGAGGAAGGCATGCTCTATACGCTCGATCGCCTCGCGAGGGAACGCGCCATTGAAGAAAGCACCGGTCTGGCCGACGGCCAAAAGCTGTTTATTAACATCACATCGCAAATTATTGACGATCCTTCCTTCACCCCCGGTCAAACACGCAGCCTGCTTGAGCAGTTCGGCTTATCTCCGCATCATGTCGTATTCGAGCTTACGGAACGCAGCTCGATCGAGGATTTCGGCGCAGCGAAGAAGATACTGGATCATTACCGCAACCAAGGCTATCAAATCGCTATCGACGATGCAGGGGCCGGCTATTCGTCTCTTCAGTCGATTGTGGAGCTGCAGCCGGATTTAATTAAAATCGATCGCTCGCTTATCCGGGGTATCCATCTCGATCCGATGAAGGAGCATATTGTGCAGCATTTTACGGAGCTGGCGGCCAAGATGGGCATATCGATCGTGGCGGAAGGGATCGAGGAGGAAGAGGAGCTTGCCCAGATCCGGTCCATGGGGATCGCGTATGCGCAAGGCTATTTGCTGGGAAAACCGCAGGCGAGCATCGGACGCAACGATTCTACTTCTGCCTAG
- the polA gene encoding DNA polymerase I produces the protein MDKWMLIDGNSIIYRAFFAMPPLTNSAGLHTNAVYGFTTMLLKLLEEEKPTHVLVAFDAGKVTFRHEGYTEYKGGRQKTPPELSEQFPVLKELLQSFSIAQFELAGYEADDIIGTLTRMADEQGVETIVVSGDKDMLQLASEQVTIALTRKGVSEVDRYDPAEIQEKYGLTPLQIIDLKGLMGDASDNIPGIPGVGEKTALKLLHEFESVEGVLANTNELKGKMKEKVEAHKDDALMSKRLATIYREVPLENQTDELAYGGYDKAALAQSFRKLEFRSLIDRLELPEAGEADGAEAVAAATYEIIRVDSDTDVSSLKAFLAQSESVYIEAYGENPHQSQLLGLAVAAGEQVYVIDCDTLESPVGQPVRDWLADDKAPKYGYDLHKAELALSWHHITFCGTAFDVQLAAYLLDPTETNQTLNFLAAKYGIPAIASDEAVYGRGAKFKVPDFEEVARHLAAKADTVRRLVPLQQGDLEKTDMTKLYYELEQPLSIVLARMEKRGIRVNAQTLEELGSELEHKLVSYMSDIYQHAGMEFNINSPKQLGEVLFERLGLPVIKKTKTGYSTDAEVLEKLEPYHEIVRLILYYRQLSKLQSTYVEGLLKEIRRDTGKVHTYYRQTIAATGRLSSQFPNLQNIPIRLEEGRRIRKAFVPSEPDWLILGADYSQIELRVLAQISGDENLKEAFVHDMDIHTKTAMDVFGVSADAVDANMRRQAKAVNFGIVYGISDFGLSNNLNITRKDAARFIEQYFEAFKGVRAYMDNIVMDARRDGYVTTLLERRRYLPEIKASNFNLRSFAERTAMNTPIQGTAADIIKLAMVRMDEELRKRNLRSRMLLQVHDELVFEVPPDELETMKTLVPEVMESALALDVPLKVDVNYGINWYETK, from the coding sequence ATGGACAAATGGATGTTGATTGACGGAAATAGCATTATCTATCGCGCGTTCTTTGCCATGCCGCCGCTGACGAATTCCGCAGGGCTGCATACGAACGCGGTTTATGGCTTTACAACGATGCTCTTGAAGCTGCTTGAAGAAGAGAAGCCGACGCATGTGCTCGTTGCATTCGATGCGGGCAAGGTCACGTTCCGGCACGAAGGCTACACGGAATACAAGGGCGGCAGGCAGAAGACTCCGCCGGAGCTGTCCGAGCAGTTTCCGGTCCTGAAGGAGCTGCTGCAGTCATTCAGCATTGCGCAGTTCGAGCTGGCCGGCTACGAAGCCGACGATATTATCGGCACGCTGACGAGAATGGCGGATGAGCAGGGCGTGGAGACGATTGTCGTCTCCGGCGACAAGGACATGCTCCAGCTCGCCTCCGAGCAGGTGACGATCGCGCTGACCCGCAAGGGCGTAAGTGAAGTTGACCGCTATGATCCGGCGGAAATTCAAGAGAAATACGGTCTCACGCCGCTTCAGATCATTGACCTGAAAGGTCTGATGGGCGACGCTTCCGACAACATTCCGGGTATTCCGGGCGTCGGCGAGAAGACGGCGCTCAAGCTTCTTCACGAATTCGAGTCCGTCGAAGGGGTATTGGCGAATACGAATGAATTGAAAGGGAAGATGAAGGAGAAGGTCGAGGCTCATAAGGATGATGCCCTCATGAGCAAGAGGCTTGCTACGATCTATCGCGAGGTTCCGCTAGAGAACCAGACGGACGAGCTGGCCTACGGCGGGTATGACAAAGCGGCGCTCGCCCAATCCTTCCGCAAGCTGGAATTCCGATCGTTAATCGATCGGCTTGAGCTGCCCGAAGCCGGAGAGGCTGACGGAGCGGAAGCTGTGGCGGCCGCGACGTATGAAATTATCCGAGTTGATTCGGACACCGACGTCAGCTCGCTGAAGGCATTTCTTGCCCAATCCGAGAGCGTCTATATCGAAGCCTATGGTGAGAATCCGCACCAATCACAGCTGCTTGGACTTGCCGTGGCAGCGGGCGAACAAGTATATGTCATCGACTGCGATACGCTGGAAAGCCCGGTTGGACAACCTGTTCGCGATTGGCTTGCGGACGACAAGGCTCCTAAGTACGGTTATGATTTGCACAAAGCGGAGCTTGCTCTTTCGTGGCATCATATCACATTCTGTGGAACGGCGTTCGACGTTCAATTGGCGGCCTATTTGCTCGACCCGACCGAGACGAATCAAACCTTGAATTTCTTGGCAGCGAAATACGGCATTCCCGCGATTGCTTCGGATGAAGCCGTATATGGCAGAGGCGCAAAGTTCAAGGTTCCGGATTTCGAAGAGGTTGCCCGCCATCTTGCCGCCAAGGCGGATACGGTACGAAGGCTAGTACCGCTGCAGCAGGGCGATCTTGAGAAAACCGATATGACCAAGCTGTATTATGAGCTGGAGCAGCCGTTGTCGATCGTGCTGGCCAGAATGGAGAAGCGGGGCATCCGGGTAAATGCGCAGACGCTGGAGGAGCTTGGCAGCGAGCTGGAGCATAAATTAGTCAGCTATATGAGCGACATCTATCAGCATGCAGGGATGGAATTCAATATTAACTCGCCGAAGCAGCTGGGCGAGGTGCTGTTCGAGCGTCTTGGACTGCCGGTGATCAAGAAGACGAAGACCGGATATTCGACAGACGCCGAGGTGCTGGAGAAGCTGGAGCCGTATCATGAGATCGTAAGGCTCATTCTTTATTATCGTCAGCTGTCCAAGCTTCAATCGACTTACGTGGAAGGACTCTTGAAGGAAATTAGGCGGGATACCGGGAAGGTGCACACGTATTACCGTCAGACGATTGCCGCCACGGGTCGTCTATCCAGCCAATTCCCGAATCTGCAGAACATTCCGATCCGTCTGGAAGAAGGTCGGCGCATTCGCAAAGCCTTCGTCCCGTCCGAGCCGGATTGGCTCATTCTCGGCGCCGACTATTCGCAGATCGAGCTGCGCGTGCTCGCCCAGATTTCAGGCGACGAGAACCTGAAGGAAGCGTTTGTCCATGATATGGACATTCATACGAAGACGGCGATGGACGTGTTCGGCGTGAGTGCGGACGCGGTTGACGCGAACATGCGCCGCCAGGCGAAGGCGGTCAATTTCGGCATCGTGTACGGAATCAGCGACTTCGGCCTTTCGAACAATTTGAACATCACGCGTAAGGATGCCGCTCGATTCATTGAGCAATATTTCGAGGCGTTCAAAGGGGTGCGTGCCTACATGGACAATATCGTCATGGATGCGCGGCGCGACGGTTATGTCACGACTCTGCTGGAGCGGCGCCGTTACTTGCCGGAGATCAAGGCCTCGAACTTCAATCTGCGCTCCTTCGCCGAGCGTACGGCGATGAATACGCCGATTCAAGGGACCGCCGCCGATATTATCAAACTGGCTATGGTGCGGATGGACGAGGAGCTGCGCAAGCGGAATTTGCGCAGCCGGATGCTGCTGCAGGTACACGATGAATTGGTCTTCGAGGTTCCGCCGGATGAGCTGGAAACGATGAAGACGCTCGTTCCTGAAGTGATGGAGAGCGCGCTGGCGCTTGACGTGCCGCTGAAAGTCGATGTTAATTACGGTATCAATTGGTATGAGACCAAGTAG
- a CDS encoding phosphate ABC transporter substrate-binding protein PstS family protein, giving the protein MKKMLLVVVALMLTIGLAACGSKDNGTNNKGTNEGAQTNNSQGSGNTGGEELSGSILAVGSTALQPLVDQASKKFMEEHKNVNILVQGGGSGTGLTQVSDGQAQIGNSDIFAEEKFVDADAPKAKELVDHQVAVVAMATVVNKDVAVDNLTKDQLVQIFTGKVTNWKEVGGQDEKITIVNRPASSGTRKTFEKYALGTKTEDLQGSIQEDSSGTVKKLVSETPGAIGYLAFSYLDDSVKTVKYEGVEAKEETVIDGSYPVWAYQHMYTKGEPDAAMKAFLEFMVSDTVQNGDVVELGYIPVNKMQVKRDVDGNVTK; this is encoded by the coding sequence ATGAAAAAGATGTTGTTAGTCGTAGTAGCATTGATGTTGACGATCGGGTTGGCGGCTTGTGGTTCCAAAGACAATGGCACGAACAACAAAGGAACGAACGAAGGGGCTCAGACAAATAATAGTCAAGGCAGCGGCAACACTGGCGGGGAAGAGCTCTCCGGCTCCATTCTTGCAGTCGGCTCGACTGCGCTTCAACCATTGGTAGATCAAGCTTCGAAGAAGTTTATGGAAGAGCACAAGAACGTTAACATTCTCGTGCAAGGCGGCGGAAGCGGCACTGGCCTGACGCAAGTATCTGACGGCCAAGCGCAAATCGGCAACTCGGATATTTTCGCGGAAGAGAAGTTTGTCGATGCTGACGCTCCAAAAGCGAAGGAGCTCGTCGATCATCAAGTAGCGGTTGTGGCGATGGCAACTGTCGTGAATAAAGATGTCGCTGTGGACAACCTAACGAAGGATCAACTGGTACAGATTTTCACAGGTAAAGTGACGAACTGGAAAGAAGTTGGCGGCCAAGACGAGAAAATTACGATCGTTAACCGTCCTGCAAGCTCCGGTACGCGCAAAACGTTCGAGAAGTATGCACTAGGCACGAAGACGGAAGACCTGCAAGGCTCGATCCAAGAGGATTCCTCAGGTACGGTTAAGAAGCTTGTCTCCGAAACTCCGGGTGCAATTGGTTACCTTGCGTTCTCTTACCTCGACGATTCGGTGAAGACCGTGAAATATGAAGGCGTAGAAGCAAAAGAAGAAACGGTTATCGACGGCAGCTACCCTGTCTGGGCTTACCAGCACATGTACACGAAGGGCGAGCCGGATGCCGCTATGAAAGCATTCCTTGAGTTCATGGTATCCGACACGGTTCAGAACGGCGATGTCGTAGAGCTGGGATACATTCCAGTCAACAAAATGCAAGTGAAGCGCGATGTTGACGGCAATGTAACGAAATAA
- the pstA gene encoding phosphate ABC transporter permease PstA — protein MSAKTVNRIATAVIVLVAAFIVLLLAGLLGYIIVRGFGHISWDFLTSAPETIKAGGGIGPQLFNSLFLLVLTMIITVPLGLGAGIYMSQYAKPGRLTDSIRLVVEVLSSFPSIVVGLFGLLVFVNLLGFGFSLFSGALALTVFNLPLMVRITEQALAGVPREQKEASLALGLSRWKTITSVMLPIAVPAIVTGTILASGRVFGEAAALLFTAGMSSPRLDFTDWNPFSPFSPLNPFRPAETLAVHIWKVNSEGLAPDAAEIAAGASAVLIIMVLLFNFTARWFGRALYRKFTATK, from the coding sequence ATGAGCGCCAAAACCGTAAACCGTATAGCAACTGCCGTTATTGTTTTAGTCGCCGCGTTCATCGTCCTGCTGCTCGCCGGATTATTGGGCTATATTATTGTGCGCGGGTTCGGGCATATCAGCTGGGACTTTCTGACTTCCGCACCGGAAACGATCAAGGCCGGCGGGGGAATCGGACCGCAGTTGTTCAACTCGCTCTTCCTCCTGGTCCTCACGATGATCATTACCGTCCCGCTGGGATTGGGTGCCGGCATCTACATGAGCCAGTACGCGAAGCCGGGGCGCCTGACGGATTCCATCCGCCTGGTTGTCGAGGTTCTGTCCTCGTTCCCTTCCATTGTCGTGGGCTTGTTCGGTTTGCTCGTCTTCGTCAATTTGTTGGGCTTTGGCTTCTCGCTGTTCTCCGGCGCGCTGGCATTGACCGTATTTAACCTGCCGCTTATGGTGCGGATTACGGAGCAGGCGCTCGCAGGCGTACCGCGGGAGCAGAAGGAAGCTTCCCTGGCACTGGGATTGTCCCGTTGGAAGACGATCACATCGGTCATGCTGCCGATCGCGGTGCCTGCTATCGTGACGGGCACGATCCTGGCTTCGGGCCGCGTATTCGGCGAAGCGGCCGCGCTGCTCTTCACAGCCGGTATGAGCTCGCCAAGGCTGGACTTCACGGATTGGAATCCGTTTAGCCCGTTCTCGCCGCTCAATCCGTTCCGTCCGGCAGAGACGCTGGCCGTTCATATTTGGAAGGTCAACAGCGAAGGGCTTGCCCCTGACGCTGCGGAAATCGCCGCAGGAGCTTCCGCCGTGCTCATCATCATGGTGCTGCTCTTCAATTTCACGGCACGCTGGTTCGGCAGAGCGCTGTATCGTAAATTTACCGCTACCAAATAA
- a CDS encoding LysR family transcriptional regulator, which produces MNLLKIRLIVLLERFKKVTAVAEELGVKQPTISFHMRKMEEEWGTPLFEMKTGKVMLTEAGRLLHHYAEQIDRLYAEAEARMKELQRNGLHKYVIGCNETANAAFLRGSWLTAASELADIQLSLLTGDNDRLHQLLLEGGADLILTSRSSGLSAGNNVLLVEDPLMLLLPAVHPLAGTANLSSLSTYRLAQLPFVLLEDSSLKEAVTAWEAAERMTLSVRWTTDRIEHVISAVRTGSCLTVIPSRCVSETAAGIVSIPLPGSPVYYRMYASWLSSGWSPQLAGRMVGMLQQQAGNAYK; this is translated from the coding sequence ATGAATTTGTTAAAAATACGGTTGATTGTCCTGCTGGAACGCTTCAAGAAAGTCACGGCCGTCGCTGAGGAGCTAGGCGTCAAGCAGCCTACGATCAGCTTCCATATGCGCAAGATGGAAGAGGAATGGGGCACTCCTCTATTTGAAATGAAAACCGGTAAAGTCATGTTGACCGAAGCCGGCAGACTTCTCCATCATTACGCCGAGCAGATCGACCGTCTCTATGCCGAGGCCGAGGCGCGAATGAAAGAGCTGCAGAGAAACGGACTCCATAAATATGTTATCGGCTGCAACGAAACCGCCAATGCCGCATTCCTCCGGGGATCATGGCTCACGGCCGCTTCGGAGCTTGCCGATATTCAGCTCTCGCTGCTGACAGGCGATAACGACAGACTGCATCAGCTGCTCCTGGAAGGAGGCGCCGACTTGATCTTGACCAGCCGATCGTCCGGTTTATCCGCAGGCAATAACGTTCTTCTCGTCGAAGATCCGCTGATGCTGCTTTTACCAGCAGTGCATCCGCTCGCAGGCACCGCTAATTTATCCTCGCTTTCCACCTATCGGCTGGCACAATTGCCGTTCGTCCTGCTGGAGGATTCATCGCTCAAAGAGGCTGTCACCGCCTGGGAAGCTGCCGAGCGGATGACCCTGTCCGTCAGATGGACAACGGACCGGATCGAGCATGTCATCTCCGCCGTGCGGACGGGATCGTGCTTAACCGTTATCCCTTCCCGCTGCGTCAGCGAGACGGCTGCTGGGATCGTCTCGATCCCGCTTCCAGGCTCACCGGTCTACTACCGGATGTATGCCTCGTGGCTCAGCAGCGGATGGTCCCCTCAGCTCGCCGGCCGAATGGTCGGCATGCTTCAGCAGCAAGCGGGGAATGCTTATAAATAG
- a CDS encoding GGDEF domain-containing protein, whose amino-acid sequence MDEIGFGLLDRNMLHVLTERGHKNGIGVIAVQVHAGHAEARERLQNWSDEQNDIIWRYRIDHEYYYFLQGGKSAQKLALRLEAAAALLQKNLNGSSALTARDRVQGHQKRLPHHIGFAKAIPLGMGAAAEARIYKAIKEALLSTARPERSGERVMEPLLWAAPAAEQSTADWSSTYPMGNLARDIPVFDTQKLVSDAAKLFESNHLIQGAAVVKNGAPVGLVMKENMHQLLAGQFGLPLYWSRPIHKIMDDNPLIVDEGLPVEQVSQLAMSRDISRLYDIVLITRGNKLLGAASIRSILECITSLRTEEARTANPLTGLPGNGVIRREMQRYIDRGQPFSIIYADLDYFKWFNDCFGFSQGDELIRYMADLLQESVRRLSGSEGSFVGHIGGDDFIVLTAAGDPRALCASIIERFEDGVQAFYGDTEVSGVTDRSGSRIEQRGIGVSLSLLRWNGEQPVSPDAISQAAARLKKQAKAVKGSAWVTGDLLDKQDREERMQT is encoded by the coding sequence TTGGACGAAATCGGATTTGGATTGCTGGACCGCAATATGCTGCATGTATTGACGGAGCGGGGACATAAGAACGGAATTGGAGTTATTGCCGTTCAGGTGCATGCCGGACATGCTGAAGCCCGTGAACGGCTTCAAAACTGGTCCGATGAGCAGAACGATATTATATGGCGGTATAGAATCGATCATGAATATTACTACTTCTTGCAGGGCGGCAAGTCCGCCCAGAAGTTAGCGCTTCGTCTGGAGGCGGCAGCGGCCCTGCTGCAAAAAAATCTTAACGGTTCGTCTGCCTTGACTGCGAGGGATCGTGTTCAGGGGCATCAGAAGCGGTTACCGCACCATATCGGCTTCGCGAAGGCGATCCCGTTAGGTATGGGAGCTGCAGCTGAAGCGAGGATCTATAAAGCGATCAAAGAAGCGTTATTGAGTACCGCCCGCCCAGAGCGGAGCGGGGAGCGGGTAATGGAGCCGTTGTTATGGGCAGCCCCGGCGGCAGAACAAAGCACAGCCGACTGGTCCTCGACGTATCCGATGGGAAATCTGGCCAGGGATATTCCGGTCTTCGACACCCAGAAGCTGGTCTCCGATGCAGCCAAGCTATTCGAGTCCAACCATCTTATTCAAGGGGCGGCCGTCGTGAAGAACGGGGCGCCTGTCGGGCTTGTCATGAAGGAGAACATGCATCAGCTGCTTGCGGGGCAATTCGGGCTGCCTCTGTATTGGAGCCGCCCCATTCATAAAATTATGGATGACAATCCGCTTATCGTGGATGAAGGGCTCCCTGTGGAACAGGTATCGCAGCTTGCGATGTCCCGGGATATTTCCCGCTTGTATGATATCGTTCTTATAACGAGGGGCAACAAGCTGCTCGGTGCCGCATCGATCCGTTCCATTCTGGAATGCATCACCAGCCTTCGAACCGAGGAAGCGCGTACGGCGAACCCCTTGACCGGACTCCCCGGCAATGGAGTCATCCGGCGTGAGATGCAGCGGTATATCGACAGGGGCCAACCCTTCTCGATTATTTATGCGGATTTGGATTATTTCAAATGGTTTAACGATTGCTTCGGCTTCAGTCAAGGTGATGAACTCATTCGATATATGGCGGATCTGCTTCAAGAAAGCGTTCGACGGTTGTCAGGGAGTGAAGGCAGCTTCGTCGGCCATATCGGCGGGGATGATTTTATCGTTCTGACTGCTGCCGGAGATCCGCGGGCGCTATGCGCTTCGATTATCGAACGTTTCGAGGATGGCGTTCAAGCGTTCTATGGCGATACGGAAGTGTCTGGTGTAACCGACCGGAGCGGAAGCCGAATCGAGCAGCGCGGCATTGGCGTCTCGCTATCGCTGCTTCGATGGAACGGTGAACAGCCGGTTAGTCCTGATGCGATCTCCCAGGCTGCCGCACGCTTGAAGAAGCAGGCTAAGGCCGTGAAAGGGAGTGCGTGGGTGACCGGTGATTTGTTGGACAAGCAGGATAGAGAGGAACGAATGCAAACGTGA
- the pstC gene encoding phosphate ABC transporter permease subunit PstC, translating to MDQWAVKQDGNNKQSLTRKPSKQHIREEWVGRIFTTLCILFLIVTIVAMVYFVASRGLSTFFKNGVSIGDLLTGLKWAPEGEPALFGALPFIFGSFSTSLLAALIAAPLGCCAAIFMTQIMPGAGRRYMQPVIELLAGIPSVVYGFVGLSVIVPMLRNIFPGQGIGIAAGSLVLSVMILPTITTIATDALASLPSGLKEGSFALGATRWQTIYRIVIPTTLPALLTGVVLGMSRAFGEALAVQMVIGNAPHIPRSLFESASTLTSVITLSMGNTITGSAHNNALWSLALILLMMTFVFVFIVRFLERRNKR from the coding sequence ATGGATCAATGGGCTGTCAAACAAGATGGCAACAATAAACAGAGTCTCACTAGAAAACCAAGTAAGCAGCACATCCGAGAAGAATGGGTCGGACGTATTTTCACGACACTTTGTATCCTCTTTCTTATCGTAACCATCGTTGCGATGGTTTATTTCGTCGCGTCTCGCGGCTTAAGCACCTTTTTCAAGAATGGCGTCAGCATCGGAGATTTGCTCACTGGACTGAAGTGGGCTCCGGAAGGGGAACCCGCCTTATTCGGCGCACTGCCGTTCATCTTCGGTTCTTTCAGCACATCTTTGCTCGCCGCGCTAATTGCCGCGCCGCTTGGCTGCTGCGCCGCTATCTTCATGACGCAGATTATGCCGGGAGCGGGAAGACGTTACATGCAGCCTGTCATTGAGCTGCTGGCGGGTATTCCGTCGGTTGTTTACGGTTTTGTCGGGCTCAGCGTAATCGTTCCGATGCTTCGCAATATTTTTCCGGGACAAGGGATTGGCATTGCAGCCGGTTCGCTTGTTCTGTCGGTCATGATTTTGCCGACGATTACGACGATTGCCACGGATGCGCTGGCATCACTCCCCAGCGGCCTGAAAGAAGGGTCGTTCGCGCTTGGCGCGACTCGCTGGCAGACGATCTACCGCATTGTTATCCCGACGACATTGCCTGCGCTGTTGACAGGTGTCGTGCTCGGGATGTCCCGCGCATTCGGCGAAGCGCTCGCCGTGCAGATGGTGATCGGTAACGCGCCGCATATCCCTAGGTCGTTGTTCGAATCGGCTTCAACGCTAACGAGCGTTATTACGCTCAGCATGGGCAACACCATTACGGGCTCTGCCCACAATAACGCTTTGTGGTCGCTTGCGCTGATCCTGCTCATGATGACCTTCGTCTTCGTATTTATCGTCCGCTTTCTGGAAAGGAGAAATAAACGATGA